A region from the Nitrospira sp. genome encodes:
- a CDS encoding MarR family transcriptional regulator, whose product MHANTHINPSSLDPMTAAEYAPPVELPDLKDDPHLKLVRPLVEAYQAFWLADNRHIRSLKLTPSQFDVIATLGDTDGMTCSELSARTLVTKGTLTGVLDRLAAKGLIRRESVDSDRRQIRIQLTEKGGGIFRRTYAAHIAFLKPFFERALSPKEVDDARRLLLRLRDSFKRGTS is encoded by the coding sequence CCCATGACCGCGGCAGAATATGCTCCGCCCGTGGAACTTCCCGATCTGAAAGACGACCCCCATCTCAAGCTGGTCAGACCGTTGGTAGAAGCCTACCAGGCGTTTTGGCTCGCCGATAACCGCCATATCCGATCGTTGAAGCTGACGCCGTCCCAGTTCGACGTCATTGCGACGTTGGGAGATACGGATGGCATGACCTGCTCTGAGTTATCGGCCAGAACGCTTGTGACCAAGGGGACACTCACCGGCGTGCTCGACCGGCTGGCGGCCAAGGGATTGATTCGCCGTGAGTCCGTCGACAGCGATCGCCGCCAAATCAGGATTCAACTCACCGAGAAGGGCGGCGGCATCTTCCGCAGAACGTACGCCGCCCATATCGCGTTTCTGAAACCGTTTTTCGAACGGGCATTGAGCCCGAAAGAGGTCGACGACGCGCGGCGGCTGCTCCTCCGCCTTCGTGACAGCTTCAAGCGAGGAACATCCTAG